Proteins encoded within one genomic window of Blattabacterium cuenoti:
- a CDS encoding ABC transporter ATP-binding protein codes for MKKKGFYFKQLLKMSLNYKLILISTIITSILISFISAYRPKLIQKAIDVHIVYKDFFGLKNVLTWIIILLFLESIFHFILLYLSNILAQNVIEKIRILLFEKFLHLKNSFFNKTSIGKLVSYSVSDIETITVIFNDGILLVSVDILRIMMIIIMMYTVHKKLSFIVICTIPFVYIVTRFFQKTLKKTFHEERVHNSRLNSFLQENIIGMSIVQLFHKEKEEYLKFKSINHRLMNAHFKTIFYFSIFFPIVEIISAVTISIVIFYGGYNSIDNGNVKPGQIIAFIFFIYLIFRPIRQIADRFNLIQRGIAGIERIFSILNYGETISDKGNIRIKELKGHIVFNNVYFSYIDREMVLKGISFEIKPGEKVAIVGSTGSGKSTMTHLISRFYEIKKGNIVIDGHQIQDIELKNLRSHIRVVTQDTFLFNDSIINNITLGDPSISIEKIEKMAKKIGIHSFITSLPHGYKHIVKERGDILSLGEKQLISFLRVQMHPYSMLILDEATVSLNKELEKLIYHATNCMTKNKTSIIITHRLSTLENVDKILALNKGHIVEKGTHEELIQLNGYYAGLYKETFHRRR; via the coding sequence ATGAAAAAAAAAGGATTCTACTTCAAACAACTTTTAAAAATGAGTTTAAATTATAAACTCATTTTAATATCAACAATAATCACTTCTATATTAATATCTTTTATCTCTGCTTATCGACCAAAATTAATACAAAAAGCTATAGACGTTCATATAGTTTACAAAGATTTTTTTGGACTGAAAAATGTATTGACATGGATAATTATTCTTCTTTTTCTAGAAAGTATATTTCATTTTATTTTATTATATCTATCTAATATTCTTGCTCAAAATGTGATTGAAAAGATTAGAATTCTTTTATTTGAAAAATTTTTACATTTGAAAAATTCGTTTTTTAATAAAACGTCAATAGGAAAATTAGTCTCTTACTCTGTTTCAGATATAGAAACAATCACTGTGATATTTAACGATGGAATTTTACTAGTCTCTGTAGATATATTAAGAATAATGATGATTATCATTATGATGTATACTGTGCATAAAAAATTGTCTTTTATTGTTATTTGTACTATTCCATTTGTGTATATAGTTACTCGTTTTTTTCAAAAAACATTAAAAAAAACATTTCACGAAGAACGTGTACATAATTCACGTTTAAATAGTTTTTTGCAAGAAAATATTATAGGAATGTCCATTGTTCAGCTTTTTCATAAAGAAAAAGAAGAATATTTAAAATTTAAATCTATAAATCATAGGTTAATGAATGCACATTTTAAAACAATTTTTTATTTTTCTATTTTTTTTCCAATAGTAGAAATTATATCTGCAGTAACAATAAGTATTGTCATATTTTATGGAGGATACAATTCCATTGATAATGGAAATGTAAAACCTGGACAAATCATTGCTTTTATTTTTTTTATTTATCTTATTTTTCGTCCTATACGACAAATAGCAGATAGATTTAATTTAATACAAAGAGGAATAGCAGGAATAGAACGTATATTTTCCATATTAAATTATGGAGAAACAATTTCAGATAAAGGAAATATACGAATTAAAGAGCTAAAAGGACATATTGTATTTAATAATGTTTATTTTTCCTATATTGATAGAGAAATGGTTCTAAAAGGAATCTCTTTTGAAATAAAACCCGGAGAAAAAGTAGCTATAGTAGGATCTACAGGTTCTGGAAAATCTACAATGACACATTTAATTTCCAGATTTTATGAAATAAAAAAAGGAAATATTGTCATTGATGGACATCAGATTCAAGATATTGAATTAAAAAATTTAAGATCTCATATTAGAGTAGTAACGCAAGATACATTTTTATTTAATGATTCTATTATAAACAATATTACTTTAGGAGATCCTTCTATTAGCATAGAAAAAATAGAAAAAATGGCAAAAAAAATAGGAATTCATAGCTTTATAACATCTTTGCCACATGGATATAAACATATTGTAAAAGAAAGAGGAGATATTTTATCTCTTGGAGAAAAACAATTAATTTCTTTTTTAAGAGTTCAAATGCATCCTTATTCTATGCTTATTCTAGATGAAGCAACAGTATCTTTAAATAAAGAATTAGAAAAATTGATTTATCATGCTACAAATTGTATGACAAAAAATAAAACTTCAATTATTATTACTCATAGACTTTCTACATTAGAAAATGTAGACAAAATATTAGCTTTGAATAAAGGACATATTGTTGAAAAAGGAACCCATGAAGAGTTAATTCAATTAAATGGATATTATGCAGGATTATATAAAGAAACTTTTCATAGAAGAAGATGA
- a CDS encoding peptidylprolyl isomerase has protein sequence MGYKYFFIIILFLCPYFSFSLENSLKKINEISAVIGNEIILNSEVKHYLDYSNNKNFCQGLENLIIQKLILYHAKIDPEIQIFNQSNQEEESDYSSYYNNENDPTIQKYFSLEEFIEKMKENQSIKKYNQKIVKNVEVSPEEVRSFFLKEKKSLPKVPKKFWISYMDFYPKKSKVNRKKIIDFLKKIKNEIHSDVDFSMKAILLSEDIPSAFKGGLMKGIKKENISKEFERIVFSLKEKEISEPFETNLGFHLVQLEKKIGDKIDIRHILIKHKYTKEELSKTKSFISLIKKRIINHKIFPKTVLLDNILKNRMEDQFINTFVWKKKLIEENHLTNKMKRILHSLKNGEISNPYKEVINGKETFLIVKLLEIIPSHSLSMEKDYPTLKMILTNIKKEHEIRNWAKNQLKKTYFKKIEKSCT, from the coding sequence ATGGGTTATAAATATTTTTTTATTATTATTTTGTTTCTTTGTCCTTATTTTTCTTTCTCTTTAGAAAATTCTTTAAAGAAAATAAATGAGATTTCTGCAGTAATAGGGAATGAGATAATTTTGAATTCTGAAGTAAAGCATTATTTAGATTATTCTAATAATAAAAATTTCTGTCAAGGATTAGAGAATTTGATAATTCAAAAATTAATACTTTATCACGCAAAAATAGATCCAGAAATACAAATTTTTAATCAGTCTAATCAAGAAGAAGAATCAGACTATTCCTCCTACTATAATAATGAAAATGATCCCACTATTCAGAAATATTTTTCATTAGAAGAATTCATTGAGAAAATGAAAGAGAATCAATCTATAAAAAAATATAATCAGAAAATAGTTAAAAATGTAGAAGTATCTCCTGAAGAAGTGAGATCTTTTTTTTTAAAAGAAAAAAAGTCTCTTCCTAAGGTTCCTAAAAAATTTTGGATATCTTATATGGATTTTTATCCAAAAAAAAGCAAAGTAAACAGAAAAAAAATTATTGACTTTTTAAAAAAAATAAAAAATGAAATCCATTCCGATGTTGATTTTTCTATGAAAGCTATTTTATTATCAGAAGATATTCCTTCAGCATTCAAAGGAGGATTAATGAAAGGAATTAAAAAAGAAAATATATCAAAAGAATTTGAACGTATAGTTTTTTCTTTGAAAGAAAAAGAAATTTCAGAACCTTTTGAAACTAATTTAGGATTTCATTTAGTTCAACTAGAAAAAAAAATAGGGGACAAAATAGATATAAGACATATTCTAATTAAACACAAGTATACAAAAGAAGAACTTTCTAAAACAAAATCATTTATTAGTCTAATAAAAAAACGTATCATTAATCACAAAATTTTTCCTAAAACAGTTTTATTAGATAATATTCTCAAAAATAGAATGGAAGATCAATTCATAAATACTTTTGTATGGAAAAAGAAATTGATTGAAGAAAATCATCTAACAAACAAAATGAAAAGAATATTACATTCTTTAAAAAATGGTGAAATTTCTAATCCTTATAAAGAAGTTATCAATGGAAAAGAAACTTTTCTTATTGTAAAATTATTAGAAATCATTCCATCTCATTCTCTTTCTATGGAAAAAGATTATCCAACATTAAAAATGATTTTGACAAACATAAAAAAAGAACATGAGATTAGAAATTGGGCGAAAAATCAATTAAAAAAAACTTATTTTAAAAAAATAGAAAAATCTTGTACATAA
- a CDS encoding thiamine diphosphokinase: MNHRFIGPEVGLFLNGEPPIPIAKKNFFYEKIFAVNGAFSYLKKLSIQVDWTIGDFDSLKENLEKLDNKFFKNYDQNYTDFDKALKIIYKKGFFNINVWGASGKEQDHFLGNLSTALKYKKKLSIIFHDNYHSYFFSHKKNSFSHKKNKKISLFPFPKVEGLSTYGVKYPLTNKLLKMGECIGIRNEIIHNKIEINYKKGELLIFLER; the protein is encoded by the coding sequence ATGAATCATCGTTTCATAGGACCAGAAGTCGGATTATTTTTAAATGGAGAACCCCCAATTCCAATAGCTAAAAAAAATTTTTTTTATGAAAAAATATTTGCTGTAAATGGAGCTTTTTCCTATCTAAAAAAATTATCAATACAAGTTGATTGGACAATAGGAGATTTTGATTCTTTAAAAGAAAATTTAGAAAAATTAGACAATAAATTTTTTAAAAATTATGATCAAAATTATACAGATTTTGATAAAGCATTGAAAATAATCTATAAAAAAGGTTTTTTTAATATAAATGTTTGGGGAGCTAGTGGAAAAGAACAAGATCATTTCTTGGGAAACTTATCTACAGCTTTAAAATACAAAAAAAAATTATCTATTATTTTTCATGATAATTATCATTCTTATTTTTTTTCTCATAAAAAAAATTCTTTTTCTCATAAAAAAAATAAAAAAATTTCTCTTTTTCCATTTCCAAAAGTAGAAGGATTATCAACTTATGGTGTAAAATATCCTCTTACTAACAAATTATTAAAAATGGGTGAATGTATAGGAATTAGGAATGAAATTATACATAATAAAATAGAGATAAATTATAAAAA
- the lptB gene encoding LPS export ABC transporter ATP-binding protein, which produces MSLIVKNLYKKRKKKYIVKNVSLQLSQGEIVGLIGPNGAGKTTFFYMIVGLIMPDQGKIFLNGENITKVPMYQRSRKGIGYLSQEPSIFRKLSVEDNILCILEMKKNSSKERKEKTEKLIQEFRLQHIRKIRGDLLSVGERRRTEIARCLATKPNFILLDEPFSGIDPIATEELKKILFSLKEKRIGILITDHNVQETFLIADSLYFMFEGNILKKGSSKELIQDPIVKQVYLGNRNNRLLELIKK; this is translated from the coding sequence ATGTCATTAATAGTCAAAAATCTGTATAAAAAACGTAAAAAAAAATACATAGTAAAAAATGTTTCTTTGCAATTATCTCAAGGAGAAATAGTAGGATTAATAGGTCCTAATGGAGCTGGGAAAACAACTTTTTTTTATATGATAGTGGGATTAATTATGCCTGATCAAGGAAAAATTTTTCTTAATGGAGAAAACATCACAAAAGTACCTATGTATCAACGTTCTAGAAAAGGAATTGGATATTTATCACAAGAACCATCTATTTTTAGAAAATTATCTGTAGAAGATAATATTTTATGCATATTAGAAATGAAAAAAAATTCTTCTAAAGAAAGAAAAGAAAAAACAGAAAAACTTATTCAGGAATTTAGATTGCAACATATTCGAAAAATACGTGGAGATCTTCTTTCTGTCGGAGAACGTAGACGTACTGAAATTGCTAGATGTTTAGCAACAAAACCTAATTTTATTCTTTTGGATGAACCTTTTTCTGGAATAGATCCAATAGCTACGGAAGAATTAAAAAAAATTCTTTTTTCTTTGAAAGAAAAAAGAATTGGAATATTGATAACTGATCATAATGTACAAGAAACATTTCTAATAGCAGATTCTCTTTATTTTATGTTTGAAGGAAACATATTAAAAAAAGGTTCCTCTAAGGAATTAATACAAGATCCTATAGTAAAACAAGTTTATTTAGGAAATAGGAATAATAGATTATTAGAATTAATAAAAAAATAA
- a CDS encoding aspartate aminotransferase family protein produces the protein MRIGKELENDFIQYQTQINPNPMKIIVDYAKGNYIYGKDGKKYLDFVAGVSVNVLGHGNKKIKKAIKKQVDKYLHTMVYGEFIQEVCVKLCKKIAENIPSPLETTYLVSSGTEAVEGALKLAKCYTGREEIISCKWSYHGSTHGSMSVMGAEKNKRPFRPLLPLVKFITFNQIEEFISSITEKTACVILETIQTSSGIRLPDHSFLKEVRKQCKKKNILMILDEIQTGFGRTGKLFAFEHYDGIVPDILIMGKGMGGGMPISGFISSNKIMRSFCDRVPLGHLTTFGGNAVAASAALETLIQLVDSNIMKQVPLKEKWIRKYLVHDEIKNIHGKGLFLSIELKNKNSIEKVLHSCMKKGLILFRFLFHSNSLRISPPLTIAEKEIKTGCSIIKESLNELKR, from the coding sequence ATGAGAATAGGAAAAGAATTAGAGAATGATTTTATTCAATATCAAACTCAAATCAACCCTAACCCCATGAAAATTATAGTGGATTATGCAAAAGGAAATTACATTTATGGAAAAGATGGAAAAAAATATTTAGATTTTGTAGCAGGAGTTTCTGTTAATGTATTAGGACATGGAAATAAAAAAATAAAAAAAGCCATAAAAAAACAGGTAGATAAGTATTTACATACTATGGTATATGGAGAATTTATACAAGAAGTATGTGTCAAACTTTGTAAAAAAATAGCAGAAAACATTCCATCTCCATTAGAGACTACTTACTTGGTCAGTTCAGGAACTGAAGCCGTGGAAGGCGCTTTAAAACTTGCTAAGTGTTATACAGGACGGGAAGAAATTATTTCTTGTAAATGGTCTTATCATGGAAGTACACATGGATCTATGAGTGTTATGGGGGCTGAAAAAAATAAAAGACCTTTTAGACCTTTACTCCCTTTGGTCAAATTTATAACATTTAATCAAATAGAAGAATTCATTTCTTCTATTACAGAAAAAACAGCTTGTGTAATTTTAGAAACAATACAAACTTCTTCAGGAATAAGATTACCTGATCATTCTTTTTTAAAAGAAGTTAGAAAACAATGCAAAAAAAAAAATATTTTAATGATTCTGGATGAAATACAGACAGGATTTGGAAGAACAGGAAAACTTTTTGCTTTTGAACATTATGATGGAATTGTTCCTGATATTTTAATTATGGGAAAAGGTATGGGAGGAGGAATGCCTATAAGTGGTTTTATATCCTCTAATAAAATCATGAGATCTTTTTGTGATCGTGTTCCATTAGGACATCTCACAACTTTTGGTGGAAATGCTGTAGCAGCATCAGCTGCTTTGGAAACACTAATTCAACTAGTTGATTCTAATATTATGAAACAAGTTCCTTTAAAAGAAAAATGGATTAGAAAATATTTAGTTCATGATGAAATAAAAAATATTCATGGAAAAGGACTCTTTTTATCTATTGAATTAAAAAACAAGAATTCTATAGAAAAAGTATTACATTCTTGTATGAAAAAAGGATTGATTCTATTTCGTTTTTTATTTCATAGTAATTCTTTACGTATTTCTCCTCCATTAACTATTGCAGAAAAAGAAATAAAAACAGGATGTTCTATTATTAAAGAGAGTTTAAATGAATTAAAAAGATAA